TCCGGGATCCAGTCGCAATGTAGCATTGAGCGTGCCGTCTGTATGCCGCGCAGTGATGGTTTGGCTTTCCAACTTGGCCTTGGCATGACCCTGATCCCGCCACGCCTTGGTGCCGGCGCTTACCGTATCGCGCAGCAGGCTCAATCGCGCGGTTTCGCCACTCCTGAAGCCTTCCGGCAGGACAGTGCCTTCCGCAACGGGTCCAATATCCGCCGTGCCAAACCGAAAGACTTTGCCAAGAGTCACGCTGATTTGCGCTGATGTGACACTGCGCGGTGGGGCCACCGAAGTGATGGAGGATGCTTCGCGCCCGTCCAGCGTAATGCCAATAATAGCGCCGTAGTAACCAAAATCATAAAGGACGGCCAAAACACGTTTGTAATCCGCCTGAGCAATTGCAACCAGTTCCTGAGATGAGACTTCTGTTTCTGCTGCTGCCTGTTCGATCAACAGCGACCCGCCTTCCAACGCCTCTCGCAAGTCCTCGTCCGCAACCCCTTGCAGGGTTGCCTCAAATGCCAGTGCGGGCAGGCTCAGGCACGCCGCAGCAACGGCCATGATTGCAAGCCGGACACAGCGCCGAGCGTTGTTTTTTTTAGAAGATCGCACGATTTCCCCCGGTTCGGCTATGTCTTATGGATTGGCATTTGAGGGCAGACTCAAACGAACAACTGACTCGCCATTGCCTCCCTTCTAACGGAAGTCGGGCAACCCGTGCAAACAGCAATAAGCCGTGTCGTCACAAACGTTGGACACTGGAAAACAATCACGCAATCCGATCCCGGCTGAATGCGCGGGTCCTCGTGCGACCACCGGGCATCTCAGACTGCGCGTTTCGCAGCGCGCATAAGTCCAAGGTCGGGTGATGTGAGCATCTGATGAACGCCCACGCGTTGATGCCTTCACGGCGCAAAGCAAAAAGCCTATCGCGCAAATCTGGCATTCACAGTCTTGTTTGTTCTTTTTGATTTTGAGCCGTGCGCCTCAAGCAGTTGAACTTACCCGATGTCAGGTCGGGAAATCCGACATAATCCACGCCCAGATCATTACCACATAGGTCAGTTGGTGCAGTGCCTGATCCATCCCGCACACACGCCAATAGGCTGCATCCTGCGGTGTCAGATTTTGAACGGACGTATGACGCCCTTTCCACCAGTCGATATGAAAATGGATGGCCCATTCCAGCAAGATCACTGGCAGAATGAAGCCAATCTTCGCGCCGATCAGAATAAAGGCGAGCGCTGATCCCGCGGCATGCACGCCTGCATGCACAAAGCGGCCGAGATGGGCATAGGTATCGCGCCCATCCAGCATAATCCTGGTCTGGAGGAAATAGTCCCCAAGCATGTGTTTGACCTGAAGCAAGCACATGAGGATCAATATCGTGCCGTAACTTATTACCAAAACAACTCCTTTTCATCCCCCCGCGCCAAACATGACGACATACGGGAGGATCAATCTTAAATCCGGCGTCCCCACAGTATCAGACAAAATACATGTCCCACCAAAGGGGAAAAAATTTAGTTCCGCGGCATTTCAAACCGCGAATGTAATTAGTTTCGATACAGCAAGGAGCGCCCATTTGCGAACAAATGCACCTTAGAAGGATCCGCCGTCAGTTTTAGCGTCTGCCCGCGCATCTCTGTGTGGATACCGGCCAATTTCGCGATCACGGTATCAGTATCCGCACTGGAACTGGGCGCCGCAAAATAAAGCTGCGTGACTTCGCCCAGCGCCTCCACAATTGTGACTTTATCGGCGAAAGCGTAATCATTGCCTTCTGTGGCAATCATATCCTCCGGGCGGATACCCACATTTACTTTTAGCCCCTTATCGGCTGGTTGCGTCGGTATATTCGCCTGAAATGTCCCCTGCCCGTCGGTGCAGGAAACGGTGGTAACGGTACCGGTTTCAACGACTTCACCCGCCAGCAGGTTCATCGCAGGCGAGCCTATGAATTGAGCCACGAATTCATTCTCTGGCCTTTCATAGAGTTCAAGCGGCGAGCCGACCTGCGCGATCCCCTTGTTTGCCAGCACCACAATGCGACTGGCCAGGGTCATGGCCTCCACCTGATCGTGAGTCACATAGATCATCGTGGAATTTGGCATGCTTTCCTTGAGCTGCGCAATTTCGATGCGTGTCGCCACGCGCAAAGAGGCATCCAGATTAGAGAGCGGTTCGTCAAACAGATATACCTTCGGATCGCGCACGATCGAACGCCCGATGGCGACACGCTGGCGCTGACCGCCAGACAGAGCTTTGGGCAGGCGATCAAGGTATTCATCCAGTTGCAACACTTTGGCCGCACGCCCCACTGCCTCGTCGATTTCAGCGGGCGTTTTCTTGGCCAGTTTCAGGGCAAAGGCCATGTTGTCGCGCACCGTCATATGCGGATAAAGCGCGTAAGACTGGAACACCATCGCAATGCCGCGTTGTGCAGGGGGCACATCATTCATGCGGTCCCCGTCAATTTGCAACTCTCCGCCCGTGATTTTTTCCAGACCTGCGATCATCCTGAGCAAGGTCGATTTCCCACAACCAGAGGGTCCGACAAAAACAATCAATTCACCGGTTTGGATGTCGAGATTGATGTTTTTGAGTACTTCCACCCCGGCGCCGTAGGATTTTCCCACATCTGTCAGTTTAAGTTCGGCCATATCTTTGTCCCTCCCAAGACGCGGGTCTTAATCCTGTTTCACGGCCAGGCAGGCTTGCCATGGTCCCAGGTGCAGTTTGAAATCGGCAGACGGGGTCGCCCCGCCCAGTTCATGTCCGATGGTGTGCCAGTCTCCCGGCGGCATGCCGTGTAGCGATGGCGAGTCCGACAGGTTGAACGCACAAAACAACGTCTGGCCTTCATGCGTGCGGGTGAATTGCAGCACGTCGCCATAGGCAAAAACGCCGCCATGTTCACCTTTGACCAAGGCCGGGTGATCCTTGCGAAAGGCAATCGCACGTCGGTAATGGTGCAGGATCGCACCCGGTTCATTTTCCTGGGCGTGCACTGATCGGTTAAGGTGATCATGGCTGACGGGCAACCATGGGAACCCTTCGGAAAAGCCGCCGTTCTGGTTGGACGTTTCCCAGACCATCGGCGTGCGGCATCCATCGCGGCCCTTGAATTCCGGCCAAAACGTGATGCCATAAGGGTCCTGCAAGTCTTCAAAGGCGACATCGGCTTCGGGCAGGCCAAGTTCCTCCCCCTGATACAGGCACACCGACCCGCGCAGACACATGATCAGCGTGGCGAAAAGACGTTGCGCTTGGGGTGAGAGATCCCACCGCGATGCGTGGCGCATCACATCATGATTGGAAAACGCCCAGCATGGCCAGCCATCCTCGGCCACACGGCCAAGTTCCTCAAAAACCTGTGCCACCCGCGCCGCGTCCAATTTGGTCTTGGCAAGGAACTCAAAGGCATAACACATATGCACCATTTCCGGCCCGCTGGTGTATTCACCCAACAACTCGAGCCCGCGCTGCGCATCCCCGACTTCGCCCACACAGGCCGCTGCCGGGTATTCATCCAACAACGCCCGGAAGCGCTTTAGGAATTCAATGTTTTCAGGCTGGTTCTTGGAGTGGATATGTTCCTGATGGTTGTAAGGGTTGACCGAGGGCGCGATATTGGCGTTACGCCGTTCCGGCGGCAAAGCGGGGTTGTCGCGCAAATCCTTGTCCGCAAAATAGAAATTGATCGTATCCAACCGGAACCCATCCACGCCGCGATCCAACCAGAACCGCGTGGTCGCCAGAATGGCGTTTTGCACATCACCGTTGTGGAAATTCAGATCGGGCTGTTCGACCAGAAAGTTATGCAGGTAGTATTGCTCGCGCCCGGGGTGCCACTGCCAAGCGGGTCCGCCAAAAATCGACAGCCAGTTGTTGGGCGGCGTGCCATCGGGTTTCGGGTCAGCCCAGACGAACCAATCTGCCTTGGGGTTTGTGCGGTCCTTCTTGCTCTCCTGAAACCACGGGTGCTGATCCGAGGTGTGGCTTAGCACCAGATCAATCATCACTTTCAGCCCATGCTGATGGGCGGATTCCACCACGACATCGAAATCGGCCAATGACCCGAACATCGGATCAACGTCGCAATAGTCGCTGACATCATAGCCGAAATCCTTCATCGGCGACGTGAAAAACGGCGAGATCCAGATCGCATCAACACCCAACGACGCAATATAACTCATGCGATGTGAGATACCGATCAAATCACCGATGCCGTCTCCGTTGCTGTCCTGAAAACTGCGCGGGTAGATCTGATAAATGACGGCACCACGCCACCAGTCCTGATCAACCACGGGCAGATGCAAGTGATGTTCCATTTTGGTCATGAAACGGGAACTTTCCTATTTGACGGAGCCGGCCAGCAGACCGCGCACCAGATAACGTTGCATTGTGAAAAACACGATGAGCGGCACCGCGATGGAGATAAATGCCGCAGAGGCCAGAATACCCCAGTCGCCCCCACGTGAGCCCAAAAGGTCATCCGCGATCTTGACCGTCATCACCCAGCTTTCAGAGTTGGACGGCAGGAACACCTTGGCCACCAGCAGGTCGTTCCATGTCCACAGGAACTGAAAGATGGCGAAAGAGGCCAGTGCGGGAAAGCTCAGCGGCAACACGATCTTGGTGAAGACCTGAAAATCAGTGGCCCCGTCCACCTTGGCGGATTCAATGATATCGCGCGGCAGGCCGACCATGTAGTTTCGTAACAGGTATATCGCCAGTGGCAGCCCGAACCCGGTATGCGCCATCCAGATGCCAAGGAAACTCTGCCCGATGCCGATCTTGTTGTGGAACTGCAAAAGCGGCACGAGCGCCAGTTGCAAGGGCACAACCAGCAAGCCGACCACCACGGCGATCAACAACCCCCTGCCCGCGAAATCCATCCACGCCAGCGCATAGGCCGCAAAAGCAGCAATCAGAATGGGGATGATCGTCGCCGGGATCGTCACGGTCAGTGTGTTGATGAAGGCAATGTCCATGTTGTTGGAAAACAGGATGTTGCGATAATTCGAGAG
This genomic interval from Paracoccaceae bacterium contains the following:
- a CDS encoding DUF3307 domain-containing protein, yielding MVISYGTILILMCLLQVKHMLGDYFLQTRIMLDGRDTYAHLGRFVHAGVHAAGSALAFILIGAKIGFILPVILLEWAIHFHIDWWKGRHTSVQNLTPQDAAYWRVCGMDQALHQLTYVVMIWAWIMSDFPT
- a CDS encoding ABC transporter ATP-binding protein produces the protein MAELKLTDVGKSYGAGVEVLKNINLDIQTGELIVFVGPSGCGKSTLLRMIAGLEKITGGELQIDGDRMNDVPPAQRGIAMVFQSYALYPHMTVRDNMAFALKLAKKTPAEIDEAVGRAAKVLQLDEYLDRLPKALSGGQRQRVAIGRSIVRDPKVYLFDEPLSNLDASLRVATRIEIAQLKESMPNSTMIYVTHDQVEAMTLASRIVVLANKGIAQVGSPLELYERPENEFVAQFIGSPAMNLLAGEVVETGTVTTVSCTDGQGTFQANIPTQPADKGLKVNVGIRPEDMIATEGNDYAFADKVTIVEALGEVTQLYFAAPSSSADTDTVIAKLAGIHTEMRGQTLKLTADPSKVHLFANGRSLLYRN
- a CDS encoding alpha glucosidase produces the protein MTKMEHHLHLPVVDQDWWRGAVIYQIYPRSFQDSNGDGIGDLIGISHRMSYIASLGVDAIWISPFFTSPMKDFGYDVSDYCDVDPMFGSLADFDVVVESAHQHGLKVMIDLVLSHTSDQHPWFQESKKDRTNPKADWFVWADPKPDGTPPNNWLSIFGGPAWQWHPGREQYYLHNFLVEQPDLNFHNGDVQNAILATTRFWLDRGVDGFRLDTINFYFADKDLRDNPALPPERRNANIAPSVNPYNHQEHIHSKNQPENIEFLKRFRALLDEYPAAACVGEVGDAQRGLELLGEYTSGPEMVHMCYAFEFLAKTKLDAARVAQVFEELGRVAEDGWPCWAFSNHDVMRHASRWDLSPQAQRLFATLIMCLRGSVCLYQGEELGLPEADVAFEDLQDPYGITFWPEFKGRDGCRTPMVWETSNQNGGFSEGFPWLPVSHDHLNRSVHAQENEPGAILHHYRRAIAFRKDHPALVKGEHGGVFAYGDVLQFTRTHEGQTLFCAFNLSDSPSLHGMPPGDWHTIGHELGGATPSADFKLHLGPWQACLAVKQD
- a CDS encoding carbohydrate ABC transporter permease — encoded protein: MENIAGTKSSLSWAVNLSVIFLVVIWLIPTVGLLVSSFRDRDQISASGWWLSPFAVEQNFQAKIPAEEAKPGNGGFVIEGNIFGGGDTEVIRFGGARSNPTIAAAGETAELTRDRALTVQQNGDFSYFSPAEIKRDPSVYYSTATPPDFSLSNYRNILFSNNMDIAFINTLTVTIPATIIPILIAAFAAYALAWMDFAGRGLLIAVVVGLLVVPLQLALVPLLQFHNKIGIGQSFLGIWMAHTGFGLPLAIYLLRNYMVGLPRDIIESAKVDGATDFQVFTKIVLPLSFPALASFAIFQFLWTWNDLLVAKVFLPSNSESWVMTVKIADDLLGSRGGDWGILASAAFISIAVPLIVFFTMQRYLVRGLLAGSVK